One Amycolatopsis sp. NBC_00355 genomic window carries:
- a CDS encoding M50 family metallopeptidase: MASAFAVLDETLPAPGPELVGITALVAAMVVVTSFAVPADGRRSVVYRANFLGTLFHEGGHALVSILTGGGVGRVAIDSPESGGTWHRTPPGLAAVLTSAAGYAMPPLAGLGAAGLLHRGLVPAVLTLTLAAMVFLLLFTRDLLTFVVVVAVGAIVFGALRWAPLWLKNGVAYAEAWLLLTSELGGLRALVLNRIRHGFGGQEDDAAMLARSTGIPALVWIAAWLALIAWAVWRAIPLLWPT; this comes from the coding sequence ATGGCGTCCGCGTTCGCTGTGCTCGACGAGACCCTGCCCGCGCCGGGACCGGAGCTCGTCGGGATCACCGCGCTGGTGGCGGCCATGGTCGTGGTGACGTCGTTCGCGGTGCCCGCCGACGGCCGGCGGAGTGTCGTCTACCGGGCCAACTTCCTCGGCACGCTCTTCCACGAAGGCGGCCACGCGCTGGTGAGCATCCTGACCGGCGGCGGCGTCGGCCGGGTCGCGATCGACAGCCCGGAGTCCGGCGGTACCTGGCACCGGACCCCGCCGGGGCTCGCCGCCGTCCTGACCAGCGCCGCCGGGTACGCGATGCCGCCGCTGGCCGGCCTGGGCGCGGCGGGCCTGCTGCACCGCGGGCTCGTTCCGGCCGTGCTCACCCTGACCCTGGCCGCGATGGTGTTCCTCCTGCTGTTCACCCGGGACCTGCTCACCTTCGTGGTGGTCGTCGCGGTCGGGGCGATCGTGTTCGGTGCCCTGCGCTGGGCGCCGCTCTGGCTGAAGAACGGCGTCGCGTACGCCGAAGCCTGGCTGCTGCTGACCAGTGAACTCGGTGGCCTGCGCGCGCTCGTCCTCAACCGGATCCGGCACGGCTTCGGCGGTCAGGAGGACGACGCGGCCATGCTCGCCCGGAGCACCGGAATCCCGGCGCTGGTGTGGATCGCCGCCTGGCTCGCCCTCATCGCCTGGGCGGTCTGGCGCGCAATCCCATTGCTGTGGCCCACGTAA
- a CDS encoding winged helix-turn-helix transcriptional regulator produces the protein MHPDPYDRDCPTRQLLDRIGDQWTVLIVGALTGGPLRFTEIARRVDGISQKVLTQTLRSLVRDGILTRTAYAVIPPKVEYELTSLGRNLSEPLELLDQWARQHMASVQDSRDAYDAEHTPASA, from the coding sequence GTGCACCCGGACCCGTACGACCGCGACTGCCCGACCCGACAGCTGCTCGACCGCATCGGCGACCAGTGGACGGTCCTCATCGTCGGCGCGCTCACCGGCGGCCCGCTGCGGTTCACCGAGATCGCCCGCCGCGTGGACGGCATCTCCCAGAAGGTCCTGACGCAGACGCTGCGCAGCCTGGTCCGCGACGGCATCCTCACCCGCACGGCGTACGCGGTGATCCCGCCGAAGGTCGAGTACGAGCTGACCTCGCTGGGGCGCAACCTTTCCGAGCCGCTGGAGCTGCTGGACCAGTGGGCGCGGCAGCACATGGCGTCGGTCCAGGATTCGCGGGACGCCTACGACGCGGAGCACACGCCCGCGTCCGCGTGA
- a CDS encoding TetR/AcrR family transcriptional regulator: MRVRLLDATIDCLVEFGYAGTTTTRVADRAGVTRGAQVHHFPTKADLVTSAIRHLAAKRTEVAMAELDRLRASTDPVGDALQLLWEMHQGPVFSATVELWVASRTDPELRRQMAVVEPIATSSLVEFGKALLPEHAGHHEFLHAVYTAMDVVRGILIASWATRDQGELDARWERGRRHLRILFGTLMAPTA, translated from the coding sequence ATGCGCGTCCGGCTGCTCGACGCGACGATCGACTGCCTGGTCGAGTTCGGCTACGCGGGCACGACGACCACCCGCGTCGCCGACCGCGCCGGCGTCACGCGCGGCGCGCAGGTGCACCACTTCCCGACGAAGGCCGACCTGGTCACCTCGGCGATCCGGCACCTGGCGGCGAAGCGCACCGAGGTCGCGATGGCCGAGCTGGACCGGCTGCGCGCGTCCACCGACCCGGTCGGCGACGCGCTGCAGCTGCTGTGGGAGATGCACCAGGGGCCGGTGTTCTCCGCGACGGTGGAGCTGTGGGTCGCGTCGCGGACCGACCCCGAGCTGCGCCGCCAGATGGCGGTGGTCGAGCCGATCGCGACGTCCAGCCTGGTCGAGTTCGGCAAGGCGCTGCTGCCGGAGCATGCCGGGCACCACGAGTTCCTGCACGCGGTCTACACCGCGATGGACGTCGTCCGCGGCATCCTCATCGCCAGCTGGGCCACGCGCGATCAGGGCGAACTGGACGCGCGCTGGGAACGCGGACGCCGTCACCTGCGGATCCTCTTCGGCACGCTGATGGCGCCCACCGCCTGA
- a CDS encoding SRPBCC family protein, whose amino-acid sequence MVQSISVRGRTSAPADTVYALLRDGASWPAWSPLESFELVSEGEGEREGLGAIRLFRTGRTRSYEKIVALEPGRRFGYALEHGLPLRDYVAYVDLSPRDGGTEVHWHSTFTAKIPGTGWFYRRILGVFITRVVAGLVAATEARIAP is encoded by the coding sequence ATGGTACAGAGTATTTCCGTCCGTGGCCGGACGTCCGCGCCGGCCGACACCGTCTACGCCCTGCTTCGCGACGGCGCGAGCTGGCCGGCCTGGTCGCCGCTGGAGTCGTTCGAGCTGGTCAGCGAAGGGGAGGGGGAGCGCGAAGGGCTCGGCGCGATCCGGCTGTTCCGCACCGGCCGCACCCGCTCGTACGAGAAGATCGTCGCGCTGGAGCCCGGGCGCCGGTTCGGCTACGCGCTGGAGCACGGCCTGCCGCTGCGGGACTACGTCGCCTACGTCGACCTGTCGCCGAGAGACGGCGGCACCGAGGTCCACTGGCATTCGACGTTCACCGCGAAGATCCCCGGCACCGGCTGGTTCTACCGGCGGATCCTGGGCGTGTTCATCACGCGGGTCGTCGCCGGGCTGGTCGCCGCAACCGAAGCACGCATCGCCCCATAA
- a CDS encoding TetR/AcrR family transcriptional regulator translates to MIDTSPRAQLLDAAIDHIAHHGGAGKSLRALAAGLGTSHRMLIYHFGSKEGLLTAVTREVEARQRTALADVGEGGEFWRRLTDEDLRANEKLFFQLYGQALGGTPGTTEFLDGVVDDWLGPIEALLARYGVPEADRPAHARLGLAVTRGLLLDLVTTGDREAVDAAMELFLAVYEK, encoded by the coding sequence ATGATCGACACAAGCCCGCGCGCCCAGCTGCTCGACGCGGCGATCGACCACATCGCCCACCACGGCGGCGCGGGCAAGAGCCTGCGCGCCCTGGCCGCCGGCCTCGGCACCAGCCACCGCATGCTCATCTACCACTTCGGCTCGAAGGAAGGCCTGCTCACGGCGGTCACGCGCGAGGTCGAGGCCCGGCAGCGCACGGCCCTGGCCGACGTCGGCGAGGGTGGCGAGTTCTGGCGGCGGCTGACCGACGAGGACCTGCGCGCCAACGAAAAGCTCTTCTTCCAGCTCTACGGCCAGGCCCTCGGCGGCACCCCGGGCACGACCGAGTTCCTGGACGGCGTCGTCGACGACTGGCTCGGCCCGATCGAGGCCCTGCTCGCGCGCTACGGCGTCCCCGAGGCCGACCGGCCGGCGCACGCCCGGCTCGGGCTCGCCGTCACCCGCGGTCTGCTGCTCGACCTCGTCACGACCGGCGACCGCGAAGCCGTCGACGCCGCGATGGAGCTTTTCCTGGCGGTGTACGAGAAGTGA
- a CDS encoding CocE/NonD family hydrolase, with product MRRTPGILLALVTTAALAPAAAAETGPVRETAWVETGADLDHDGKPDRVAADVVRPAGRARVPVILDVSPYFACCGRGNESQKKTFAPDGTPEQFPLFLDNYFVPRGYAVVLADVGGTNRSSGCFDDVADGNAVVNWLNGRAKAFDAPDGGRPVTAGWATGDVGAIGKSQDGATAIGMAASGIPGLKTIVPIEGVADNYAQLVANGAPLATPDNTGSAFTYNDRAARLCQPFEADVKARMGTDGDYNAYWQGVNYVPQAGRVRASVLIAQGFGDSVVGADQFAAYWAALGRAGVPRKAWLSQAGHVDPFDLQRARWVDTLGRWFDRWLRGVRNGVEHEPAVHLEATPDRWTDVRAWPPATAATTFRPAAGGTLGRRGSGTATVVDDPAVGREQWAAGTSAARFTGAPLTSAVRLAGTPSVKITASSDKPAARLGVALVDYGPADVRNTANYGSGVKNLTTRSCWGVSRPGDSACFLDTATDLVRADHQIVAAGWADLGHHASLRHGEPLVPGLAYSMTFTLSSLDHVVPAGHRLGLLLGGTDGQLFDPALPVLGDTLTFDLARTSVTLGLTQPEH from the coding sequence ATGCGCCGGACACCGGGGATCTTGCTCGCGCTGGTCACGACGGCGGCCCTCGCGCCCGCGGCGGCGGCCGAAACCGGCCCGGTCCGCGAGACGGCGTGGGTCGAAACCGGCGCCGACCTCGACCACGACGGCAAGCCCGACCGCGTCGCCGCCGACGTCGTCCGGCCCGCCGGGCGCGCACGCGTCCCGGTGATCCTCGACGTCAGCCCGTACTTCGCGTGCTGCGGCCGCGGCAACGAGTCCCAGAAGAAAACGTTTGCGCCGGACGGCACCCCCGAGCAGTTCCCGCTGTTTCTCGACAACTACTTCGTGCCGCGCGGGTACGCGGTGGTACTGGCCGACGTCGGCGGCACGAACCGCTCGTCCGGCTGCTTCGACGACGTCGCCGACGGCAACGCCGTCGTGAACTGGCTCAACGGCCGGGCGAAGGCCTTCGACGCGCCCGACGGCGGCCGGCCGGTGACGGCGGGCTGGGCCACCGGGGACGTCGGCGCGATCGGCAAGTCCCAGGACGGCGCCACCGCGATCGGCATGGCCGCGTCCGGGATCCCCGGGCTGAAGACGATCGTGCCGATCGAAGGCGTCGCCGACAACTACGCCCAGCTCGTCGCGAACGGCGCGCCCTTGGCGACGCCGGACAACACCGGGTCGGCCTTCACCTACAACGACCGCGCGGCGCGGTTGTGTCAGCCGTTCGAGGCGGACGTCAAGGCGCGCATGGGCACGGACGGTGACTACAACGCCTATTGGCAGGGCGTGAACTACGTCCCGCAGGCCGGGCGGGTGCGCGCGAGCGTGCTCATCGCGCAGGGGTTCGGGGACAGCGTCGTCGGCGCGGACCAGTTCGCCGCCTACTGGGCCGCGCTCGGCCGGGCCGGGGTGCCGCGCAAGGCGTGGCTGAGCCAGGCCGGCCACGTCGACCCGTTCGACCTGCAGCGGGCGCGGTGGGTGGACACGCTGGGCCGCTGGTTCGACCGCTGGCTGCGGGGCGTCCGCAACGGCGTCGAGCACGAGCCCGCCGTGCACCTGGAAGCCACGCCGGACCGGTGGACGGACGTCCGGGCCTGGCCGCCCGCGACCGCCGCCACGACGTTCCGCCCGGCTGCCGGCGGCACGCTCGGCCGGCGTGGTTCCGGCACGGCCACAGTCGTCGACGACCCGGCGGTCGGCCGCGAGCAGTGGGCGGCCGGGACGTCGGCCGCGCGGTTCACCGGCGCTCCCCTGACCTCGGCGGTGCGGCTGGCCGGGACGCCGTCCGTGAAGATCACCGCGTCGTCCGACAAGCCCGCCGCCCGGCTCGGCGTCGCGCTCGTCGACTACGGCCCGGCGGACGTCCGGAACACGGCGAACTACGGCAGTGGCGTGAAGAACCTGACCACCCGATCGTGCTGGGGCGTAAGCCGGCCCGGTGACAGCGCGTGCTTCCTGGACACCGCCACCGACCTCGTCCGCGCCGACCACCAGATCGTCGCAGCCGGCTGGGCCGACCTCGGGCACCACGCGTCGCTGCGCCACGGCGAGCCGCTCGTACCGGGGCTGGCGTATTCGATGACGTTCACCCTGAGCAGCCTCGACCACGTCGTCCCGGCCGGGCACCGGCTCGGCCTGCTGCTCGGCGGCACCGACGGGCAGCTGTTCGACCCGGCGCTGCCGGTGCTGGGCGACACGCTGACGTTCGACCTCGCGCGGACGTCAGTCACCCTGGGCCTTACACAGCCCGAACATTAG
- a CDS encoding response regulator transcription factor, with the protein MGSPGRGLVLVVEDESAIAELAALYLKRDGFGVHVEPDGGRALDAVRRLKPVAIVLDIGLSGMDGIEICKTLRAAGDWTPVLFVTARDDELDRLLGLEIGADDYLTKPFSPRELAARVRTVLRRASGAAPTPSAFTVGAARVDLASRRAWAGETEISLTSTEFDLLTHLLRHPGQVLSRDQLLSAVWGYAAAAGTRTVDVHVAQLRAKLGAASPIRTVRGIGYAADPA; encoded by the coding sequence ATGGGGTCACCGGGGCGCGGCCTCGTCCTCGTGGTCGAGGACGAGTCCGCGATCGCCGAACTGGCGGCGCTGTACCTCAAGCGCGACGGGTTCGGCGTGCACGTCGAGCCGGACGGCGGCCGCGCGCTCGACGCCGTCCGGCGGCTCAAGCCGGTGGCGATCGTGCTCGACATCGGACTGTCCGGAATGGACGGTATCGAGATCTGCAAGACACTGCGCGCGGCCGGCGACTGGACGCCGGTGCTGTTCGTCACCGCTCGCGACGACGAGCTGGATCGCTTGCTGGGCTTGGAGATCGGCGCCGACGACTACCTGACCAAGCCGTTCAGCCCGCGCGAGCTGGCCGCGCGCGTCCGGACCGTGCTGCGGCGCGCGTCCGGGGCGGCGCCGACCCCCTCGGCGTTCACCGTCGGCGCGGCGCGCGTCGACCTCGCGAGCCGCCGCGCCTGGGCCGGCGAGACGGAGATTTCCCTGACGTCCACGGAGTTCGACCTGCTCACGCACCTGCTCCGGCACCCGGGGCAGGTGCTTTCGCGCGACCAGCTGCTCAGCGCCGTCTGGGGGTACGCCGCCGCGGCGGGCACGCGCACGGTCGACGTCCACGTCGCGCAGCTGCGGGCGAAACTCGGTGCGGCCAGTCCGATCAGGACGGTCCGCGGCATCGGCTACGCGGCGGACCCGGCATGA
- a CDS encoding sensor histidine kinase has protein sequence MRYRGTLAGRITLVCLAVAGIAVIVAGFVAARLIRTTADNVLQSSLSAQADVVASQLDESGIGNRLGVGKVADVVRGQGISVVVRRAGGQPAGDAVSVQAAAKAGLGAVHSERVLVAGAQYLVETRAVGTRGAAFALVLPARNADTTQRALVRNIAFALGIGLLVAAAAGFVSGRLLGRPLRRAAAAAGSLRAGRRDVRVPVEGPREVAEVAGSLNSLADALAHSEARQRDFLLSVSHELRTPLTAVTGFAEAIADGVASGDDAQRAGQTIQREAARLERLVTDLLELARLGADEFRLDVTTLDLGALLRDCAEVWQLRCARENVRLSIVAPSSPVPVPADARRLHQVVDGLAENALRVTPSGAPMVFSLSVSGSEAHLSVRDGGPGLAPEDYPVAFERGVLNARYRDRRPVGSGIGLALVHALVTRMGGALTAGPAPEGGAAFTITLPLAASTATVPIPRP, from the coding sequence ATGAGGTACCGCGGGACGCTCGCCGGGCGGATCACGCTCGTCTGCCTCGCCGTCGCCGGGATCGCGGTGATCGTGGCCGGGTTTGTGGCGGCGCGGCTGATCCGGACCACGGCGGACAACGTGCTGCAGTCGTCCCTGTCGGCGCAGGCCGACGTCGTCGCGTCGCAGCTCGACGAGAGCGGCATCGGCAACCGGCTGGGCGTCGGCAAGGTCGCCGACGTCGTGCGCGGGCAGGGCATCTCGGTCGTCGTGCGCCGCGCGGGCGGGCAGCCGGCCGGGGACGCCGTATCGGTGCAAGCGGCGGCGAAGGCGGGGCTCGGCGCCGTGCACTCGGAGCGGGTGCTGGTCGCGGGCGCGCAGTACCTGGTGGAGACGCGGGCGGTCGGGACGCGCGGGGCGGCGTTCGCGCTGGTCCTGCCGGCGCGCAACGCGGACACGACGCAGCGCGCGCTGGTCCGGAACATCGCGTTCGCGCTGGGGATCGGGCTGCTGGTGGCGGCCGCGGCCGGGTTCGTGTCCGGCCGGTTGCTGGGCCGTCCGCTGCGCCGGGCGGCCGCGGCCGCCGGATCGCTGCGGGCCGGCCGGCGCGACGTCCGGGTGCCGGTCGAGGGGCCGCGGGAGGTCGCGGAGGTGGCGGGCTCGCTGAATTCGCTGGCCGACGCGCTCGCCCACAGCGAGGCGCGGCAGCGGGACTTCCTGCTGTCGGTGTCGCACGAGCTGCGGACGCCGTTGACAGCGGTGACGGGCTTCGCCGAGGCGATCGCGGACGGCGTCGCGTCGGGCGACGACGCCCAGCGCGCCGGCCAGACGATCCAGCGCGAGGCCGCGCGGCTGGAACGCCTCGTCACGGACCTGCTGGAGCTGGCCCGGCTGGGCGCCGACGAGTTCCGCCTGGACGTCACGACCCTGGACCTGGGCGCGTTGCTGCGGGACTGCGCGGAGGTCTGGCAGCTGCGGTGCGCGCGGGAAAACGTGCGGCTGTCCATTGTGGCGCCTTCTTCCCCGGTCCCGGTGCCGGCCGACGCCCGGCGGCTGCACCAGGTCGTCGACGGCCTGGCGGAAAACGCCCTGCGGGTCACCCCTTCGGGCGCCCCGATGGTCTTCTCGCTGTCGGTGTCCGGCTCCGAAGCCCACCTTTCGGTCCGCGACGGCGGCCCGGGCCTGGCCCCGGAGGACTACCCGGTGGCGTTCGAACGCGGGGTGCTGAACGCCCGCTACCGCGACCGCCGCCCGGTGGGCTCCGGCATCGGCCTGGCCCTGGTCCACGCCCTGGTCACCCGCATGGGCGGCGCCCTGACCGCGGGCCCGGCCCCCGAAGGCGGCGCCGCGTTCACGATCACCCTCCCCCTGGCCGCGTCGACAGCCACAGTCCCCATCCCCCGCCCGTAA
- a CDS encoding nuclear transport factor 2 family protein: MDAAEVHRRLIALTPFTAESVAEGLRYIDPDVVDHRGGAGGDHHGIDAWRAKWEAMLGGEFFADFRDVGVRVERNVADGEFSVNRYTSTGMQISTGRGYAVTSMDMIRVRDGRVIEHWAVMDVTDRAAQLAPPS; encoded by the coding sequence ATGGACGCCGCCGAAGTCCACCGCCGGCTGATCGCGCTGACGCCGTTCACGGCCGAGAGCGTCGCCGAAGGCCTGCGCTACATCGACCCGGACGTGGTCGACCACCGCGGCGGCGCGGGCGGCGACCACCACGGCATCGACGCCTGGCGGGCGAAGTGGGAAGCCATGCTGGGCGGCGAGTTCTTCGCCGACTTCCGCGACGTGGGCGTGCGGGTCGAGCGCAACGTCGCCGACGGCGAGTTCTCGGTGAACCGCTACACGAGCACCGGCATGCAGATCTCGACCGGCCGCGGTTACGCCGTGACCAGCATGGACATGATCCGCGTCCGCGACGGCCGGGTGATCGAGCACTGGGCCGTCATGGACGTAACCGACCGCGCGGCGCAGCTGGCACCGCCGTCCTGA
- a CDS encoding TetR/AcrR family transcriptional regulator: protein MTARARRSDARDNQALLLAAAKEVFAEDGPDAPLDRVARRAGVGNATMYRHFPNRRELVVAVYADEVAELRSRADLDADNPGEALFAWLGLFVEHVRTKRALALSLADPAGEHESLFAGWHAAMNTTAAALLGRARTAVAVAPDVTELDLLLLATGIALSGGDPVRLLALVRRGASAS from the coding sequence ATGACGGCACGGGCCCGCAGGTCGGACGCGCGGGACAACCAGGCGCTGCTGCTCGCCGCCGCGAAGGAAGTCTTCGCCGAGGACGGGCCGGACGCGCCGCTCGACCGCGTCGCCCGCCGCGCCGGCGTCGGCAACGCGACGATGTACCGGCACTTCCCGAACCGGCGCGAACTGGTCGTCGCGGTGTACGCCGACGAAGTCGCGGAGCTGCGAAGCCGCGCGGACCTCGATGCGGACAACCCCGGCGAAGCGCTCTTCGCGTGGCTGGGGCTCTTCGTCGAGCACGTCCGGACGAAGCGCGCCCTCGCGCTGTCGCTCGCCGATCCCGCGGGCGAGCACGAGAGCCTATTCGCCGGCTGGCACGCCGCGATGAACACGACCGCCGCCGCCCTGCTCGGCCGCGCCCGGACCGCCGTCGCCGTCGCTCCCGACGTCACCGAACTGGACCTCCTCCTGCTCGCGACCGGCATCGCCCTGTCCGGCGGCGACCCCGTCCGGCTGCTCGCCCTGGTCCGCCGAGGCGCGTCGGCCTCCTGA
- a CDS encoding LysR family transcriptional regulator: MEMLHLRYFVAVAEELNFSAAARKLHMAASPLSQRIKDLEHELGQQLFDRSTHHVTLTAAGTALLPLARDVLEQVGAIPWKLKEATRPQRSTVFLGMPAGVHPDLRDRVNALAERVKARYELKRWPGTTADLVQGVHDGKLALTLARLPVTDPALEQLPVMSERLGAVVPADLFAGRDSVTLAELAEFPYVASPGEITPAYFDQLDHQLNDLGVKKRIRLTNTGYGGTSEIISSGEAFSISMLDGRSPMHGYRLDNVIVLPFTDFRPQLDTGLLWRRDRAEGDLQELLDAAKDVFDEPLDS, from the coding sequence ATGGAGATGCTGCACCTGCGCTACTTCGTCGCGGTCGCCGAGGAGCTGAACTTCTCGGCCGCGGCTCGGAAGCTGCACATGGCCGCGTCGCCGTTGAGCCAGCGGATCAAGGACCTCGAGCACGAACTCGGGCAGCAGCTGTTCGACCGCAGCACCCACCACGTCACGCTCACCGCCGCCGGGACCGCGTTGCTGCCGCTCGCGCGGGACGTCCTCGAGCAGGTCGGCGCGATTCCCTGGAAGCTCAAGGAGGCGACGCGGCCGCAGCGCAGCACCGTCTTCCTCGGCATGCCCGCCGGGGTGCACCCGGACCTGCGGGACCGGGTCAACGCGCTCGCCGAGCGGGTCAAGGCGCGCTACGAGCTCAAGCGCTGGCCCGGCACCACCGCCGACCTCGTGCAGGGCGTGCACGACGGGAAGCTCGCGCTCACCCTCGCCCGGCTGCCCGTCACCGATCCGGCGCTGGAGCAGTTGCCGGTGATGTCGGAACGGCTCGGCGCGGTCGTGCCGGCCGACCTGTTCGCCGGGCGGGACTCCGTGACGCTCGCCGAATTGGCCGAATTCCCGTACGTGGCCTCACCCGGGGAGATCACGCCCGCGTACTTCGACCAGCTCGACCACCAATTGAACGATCTGGGCGTCAAGAAACGCATTCGCCTGACCAACACCGGCTACGGCGGAACGTCCGAAATCATTTCCAGCGGCGAGGCTTTTTCCATTTCCATGCTGGACGGCAGATCGCCGATGCACGGTTACCGGCTCGACAACGTCATCGTCCTGCCGTTCACCGATTTCCGGCCCCAGCTCGACACGGGCCTGCTCTGGCGGCGCGACCGCGCGGAAGGCGACCTCCAGGAGCTCTTGGACGCCGCGAAAGACGTCTTCGACGAGCCACTCGACAGCTGA
- a CDS encoding CaiB/BaiF CoA transferase family protein, producing MTDITPTAAGPLDGVRVIDLSTVVMGPYAAQIMGDLGADVIKIESPADTVRVGQYRTTPGMTPLNLNVNRNKRSVALNLKDEAEREQALKLIDTADVLITNMRPGALSRLGMNYADVAARNPRLVYAHAQGFRSDSDQAGNAAYDETVQASSGLVDVANRALGEPVYLPTIIGDKVSSLTIAYSVLAALVHRDKTGQGQQIEIPMTDTLLAFNLVEHLAGHTYEPAEGPTGFALSMTKGHAAVRTKDGLACVIPYNPKNFRDFFAAAGRPELAADPRVNGEAIDRADNEWLTGQIAACAPALTTEEWAEVCAKHSIPMAPVLELDRAHDDSYVRDGHLLDTVEHPSEGTIRTVGIPVKFSATPGSIRRLAPLAGQDTAEVLAELV from the coding sequence ATGACGGACATCACCCCCACCGCCGCCGGCCCGCTGGACGGCGTGCGCGTGATCGACCTCTCGACCGTGGTGATGGGCCCGTACGCGGCCCAGATCATGGGCGACCTCGGCGCCGACGTGATCAAGATCGAGTCCCCCGCGGACACCGTGCGGGTGGGCCAGTACCGCACCACGCCGGGCATGACGCCGCTGAACCTGAACGTCAACCGCAACAAGCGCAGCGTGGCCCTCAACCTCAAGGACGAAGCCGAGCGCGAGCAGGCGCTGAAGCTGATCGACACGGCCGACGTGCTGATCACCAACATGCGCCCCGGCGCGCTGAGCCGGCTCGGGATGAACTACGCCGACGTCGCCGCGCGCAACCCGCGCCTGGTCTACGCCCACGCCCAGGGCTTCCGCAGTGATTCCGACCAGGCCGGCAACGCCGCCTACGACGAGACCGTGCAGGCCTCCTCCGGCCTGGTCGACGTCGCCAACCGCGCGCTCGGCGAGCCGGTCTACCTGCCGACGATCATCGGCGACAAGGTGTCGTCGCTGACCATCGCCTACAGCGTGCTCGCCGCGCTGGTCCACCGCGACAAGACCGGCCAGGGCCAGCAGATCGAGATCCCGATGACGGACACGCTGCTCGCGTTCAACCTGGTCGAGCACCTCGCCGGGCACACCTACGAGCCCGCCGAAGGCCCCACCGGCTTCGCGCTGTCGATGACGAAGGGCCACGCCGCGGTCCGCACCAAGGACGGCCTCGCCTGCGTCATCCCCTACAACCCCAAGAACTTCCGCGACTTCTTCGCCGCGGCGGGCCGTCCGGAGCTGGCCGCCGACCCGCGGGTCAACGGCGAGGCCATCGACCGCGCCGACAACGAGTGGCTGACCGGGCAGATCGCCGCGTGCGCCCCGGCGCTGACCACCGAGGAGTGGGCCGAGGTCTGCGCGAAGCACAGCATCCCGATGGCGCCGGTGCTCGAACTGGACCGGGCGCACGACGACAGCTACGTCCGCGACGGCCACCTGCTCGACACCGTCGAGCACCCGAGCGAGGGCACCATCCGCACGGTCGGCATCCCGGTGAAGTTCTCCGCGACGCCCGGCTCGATCCGCCGGCTGGCCCCGCTGGCCGGCCAGGACACCGCCGAAGTCCTCGCCGAGCTGGTCTGA
- a CDS encoding crotonase/enoyl-CoA hydratase family protein — translation MSSTEVRTERVGSTLLITIDRPQARNAVNAAVAAGLADALDELEADPALRAGVLTGAENTFSAGMDLKAALKGESPEIPGRGFGGLTEAELSKPLIAAVEGFAMGGGFELALGCDLIVAAEDAKFGLPEVKRGLIAAGGGVIRLPKRIPHHLAMEFLLTGEPVTGRRAGELGLVNRVTPSGDAAAVALQLAEKLAENAPLALAAVKKIVRAADPATAQREEIKKLMQSADVREGMTAFAERRSPKWTGE, via the coding sequence ATGAGCAGTACTGAAGTACGGACCGAGCGGGTTGGCAGCACCTTGCTGATCACCATTGATCGGCCGCAGGCTCGCAACGCGGTCAACGCCGCTGTGGCCGCTGGGTTGGCCGACGCGCTGGACGAGCTGGAAGCCGATCCGGCGCTGCGGGCCGGCGTCCTCACCGGCGCCGAGAACACCTTCAGCGCCGGCATGGACCTCAAGGCCGCGCTCAAGGGCGAGTCGCCGGAGATTCCCGGACGCGGGTTCGGCGGTCTCACCGAGGCCGAGCTGTCCAAGCCCCTGATCGCCGCCGTCGAAGGCTTCGCCATGGGCGGTGGGTTCGAACTGGCGCTGGGCTGTGACTTGATCGTCGCCGCCGAAGATGCGAAGTTCGGCCTGCCCGAGGTCAAGCGTGGTCTGATCGCCGCCGGTGGTGGCGTGATCCGGCTGCCGAAGCGGATCCCGCACCACCTGGCGATGGAGTTCCTGCTCACCGGCGAGCCCGTCACCGGCCGCCGCGCGGGTGAGCTGGGCCTGGTCAACCGCGTCACGCCGAGCGGGGACGCCGCCGCCGTCGCGCTGCAGCTGGCCGAGAAGCTGGCGGAGAACGCGCCCCTCGCGCTGGCCGCCGTCAAGAAGATCGTGCGTGCCGCGGATCCCGCGACCGCGCAGCGTGAAGAAATCAAGAAACTGATGCAGTCCGCCGACGTCCGCGAGGGCATGACCGCCTTCGCCGAGCGCCGCAGTCCGAAGTGGACCGGTGAGTGA